Proteins co-encoded in one Kribbella solani genomic window:
- a CDS encoding cation-translocating P-type ATPase — protein sequence MSLVEESPVGTLELAVDGMTCAACANRVERALNKLDDVTASVNYATERAVVHGSGPELAERAVAAVVKAGYQASVRDTEDEGEWTRRSFGDRVSALRRRLVVAMLLAIPLMDATIMLAMVPRLRFPGWEWVCVLLAVPIVTWAAYPFHRVTVRNLRHGSVSMDTLVSLGIAVSFGWAVVSIPFGGGSLYLDVAAGMTVFQLAGRYFETRSRRQAADVFDALSNLAAPTARVLVDGQEREVPTAQVRKGDVVVVRAGETVPVDGVVLEGTASVDTSAVTGEPVPRTAEPGHDVISGSITLDNRLLLTATAVGANTQLAQMAVLAERAQERKARIQHTVDRIITWFVPAVIALAALVAVAWLVAGASPQRAIGVGVAVLVIACPCALGLATPTALMVGIGRGASLGILIKGQDALEASGVIDTVVLDKTGTLTTGEMTVTGVDGDDDLLRYAASVEQGSEHPIARAIERGAAGLDLLPVENFETLPGLGASGVVNGHHVLVGNAALLASHDITPTQQPGLAGQGGRGVVYVAVDGVFAGSIVLSDDIRPSAREAVDALHGQGLRTVLLTGDDAPAARAVAAGLGIEDVRANVLPADKAGVIAELQADGRRVAMVGDGINDAAALATADLGLAVVTGTDIALKSADIVLVRDHLGVIPDAIGLARKTRQTIHRNLIWAFAYNVAALPVAAAGLLNPLIAAGAMALSSLFVTHNSLRLRDYGRRHAE from the coding sequence GTGAGTCTGGTTGAGGAAAGTCCCGTCGGCACGCTCGAGCTCGCGGTCGACGGGATGACGTGCGCCGCCTGCGCGAACCGGGTCGAGCGCGCGCTGAACAAGCTCGACGACGTGACCGCGAGCGTCAACTACGCGACCGAGCGCGCCGTCGTCCACGGCAGCGGTCCCGAGCTCGCCGAGCGGGCCGTCGCCGCGGTGGTGAAGGCCGGCTATCAGGCCTCGGTGCGGGACACCGAGGACGAGGGGGAGTGGACCCGGCGGTCGTTCGGCGACCGCGTTTCGGCCCTCCGGCGGCGGCTCGTGGTCGCGATGCTGCTGGCGATCCCCTTGATGGACGCGACGATCATGCTGGCGATGGTGCCGCGACTGCGGTTCCCCGGCTGGGAGTGGGTCTGCGTACTGCTCGCCGTCCCGATCGTCACCTGGGCCGCGTACCCGTTCCATCGAGTGACGGTACGGAACCTCCGGCACGGCAGCGTCAGTATGGACACGCTGGTGTCGCTGGGGATCGCGGTGTCGTTCGGTTGGGCGGTGGTGTCGATCCCGTTCGGCGGTGGGAGTCTGTACCTGGATGTCGCCGCCGGGATGACCGTGTTCCAGCTGGCCGGACGGTACTTCGAGACCCGGTCGCGGCGGCAGGCGGCCGACGTGTTCGATGCCTTGAGCAACCTTGCCGCGCCGACCGCGCGGGTGCTCGTTGACGGTCAGGAACGCGAGGTGCCGACGGCGCAGGTACGCAAGGGCGATGTGGTCGTCGTGCGGGCCGGGGAGACCGTGCCGGTCGATGGGGTCGTGCTCGAAGGGACGGCGTCCGTCGACACGAGCGCGGTCACGGGGGAGCCGGTGCCGCGGACAGCTGAACCCGGGCACGACGTGATCAGTGGCAGCATTACGCTCGACAACCGGTTGTTGCTGACCGCAACCGCAGTCGGGGCGAATACGCAGCTCGCGCAGATGGCTGTGCTCGCTGAGCGGGCGCAGGAACGCAAGGCGCGGATTCAGCACACGGTGGACCGGATCATCACGTGGTTCGTCCCCGCGGTCATTGCGCTCGCGGCTCTGGTCGCGGTCGCGTGGCTGGTGGCCGGCGCGAGCCCGCAGCGTGCGATCGGGGTTGGTGTCGCGGTTCTGGTGATCGCTTGTCCGTGCGCGCTGGGGCTGGCGACGCCGACGGCGCTGATGGTCGGGATCGGTCGAGGTGCGTCGCTGGGGATCCTGATCAAGGGTCAGGACGCGCTGGAGGCGAGCGGCGTCATCGACACCGTGGTCCTGGACAAGACCGGCACGCTGACAACCGGCGAGATGACGGTGACTGGGGTCGACGGGGACGACGACCTGCTGAGGTACGCGGCGTCGGTCGAGCAAGGCTCGGAGCACCCGATCGCCCGCGCGATCGAACGTGGTGCCGCCGGTCTGGACCTGCTCCCGGTCGAAAACTTCGAGACCCTCCCCGGCCTGGGCGCATCCGGTGTCGTGAACGGTCACCACGTCCTCGTCGGCAACGCCGCCCTGCTCGCAAGCCACGACATCACTCCAACCCAGCAGCCCGGGTTGGCTGGGCAGGGTGGGCGCGGTGTTGTGTATGTGGCGGTTGATGGGGTGTTTGCTGGGTCGATCGTGTTGTCCGACGACATTCGGCCGAGTGCCCGTGAAGCGGTTGATGCGTTGCATGGTCAGGGGCTGCGGACGGTTCTGCTCACCGGTGACGACGCACCGGCTGCCCGGGCGGTCGCGGCAGGGCTTGGGATCGAGGATGTTCGGGCGAACGTGCTGCCCGCGGACAAGGCCGGTGTGATCGCCGAGCTGCAGGCCGATGGTCGTCGGGTCGCGATGGTCGGTGACGGCATCAACGACGCGGCCGCGCTTGCCACCGCGGACCTCGGCCTGGCCGTCGTCACCGGTACGGACATCGCGCTCAAGTCCGCGGACATCGTCCTGGTCCGCGACCACCTGGGCGTGATCCCGGACGCGATCGGCCTGGCCCGCAAGACCCGGCAGACCATCCACCGGAACCTGATCTGGGCGTTCGCGTACAACGTGGCCGCGCTCCCGGTCGCCGCGGCCGGGCTGCTGAATCCGCTGATCGCGGCCGGCGCGATGGCGCTCTCCTCGCTGTTCGTCACCCACAACAGCCTCCGGCTCCGCGACTACGGCCGCCGACACGCTGAGTAG